In one Acipenser ruthenus chromosome 10, fAciRut3.2 maternal haplotype, whole genome shotgun sequence genomic region, the following are encoded:
- the znf142 gene encoding zinc finger protein 142, which produces MESSAASLHVDTEEEREGSGAVETHPSDPILGRDGETAEVLVETERLYPCQKCNQNFPDRSLVSSHTCPEPVLQNLLMAVELSEESITVRYMCPLCAEIFPLPNSLKKHFRAHRAVPSRLLSCPEPGCMFHTPDWRQYQKHMRSVHSLVPVPCSFRTCRLAFRNAEEMEAHRRGHFPFHCHCCDFVTANAKIFCQHRREHDQPGPSKDETLHMHDVEGEAGQSGNISQLPAQKKRKRLTLVNKVPNEEEDEGNGMRKKKTKRHVEERSEGSLDTTNTSRGRYFKGDIAEGTEHLYRTHICPECRRCFKKRTHLVEHLHLHFPDPTLQCPKCQRFFTSKSKLNIHMLREAGQKSHHCHLCDYSAVERNSLTRHLASVHEDKPNFYSDVYPCPSCGEQFRLSHALKEHMKTHHSIPEQKALACFEAGCRFETQDKKDFQRHTKETHGVTVAECRHHACSALFKSKNEMEAHLRMHAAFHCSQCHFTCSNKHAYRRHKRQGHPGTEELRCSFCNFTSFNPVEFSEHVSRLHAHEKTHRCSDCGFATAHKRVLSRHMLLHTGEKPHKCKLCDFTCRDVSYLSKHMLTHSDDKNYMCSECGYITKWKQYLNVHMRKHTGDLRYQCNQCSYRCHRADQLSSHKLRHQDKSLICEVCAFACKRKYELRRHMQVKHSQGGNCQSPVFQCKFCSYNTHYRQALLNHENCKHTRQREFRCALCSYYTFSNTSLFFHKRKAHGYVPGDKVWLENYKQHETDNNASQIQLGYCENTVGLPSNKEEGSAKGLRAPEELGGIQGESIQETEYIGQEAIQVWAGNCSLENGNQKPLDNCSMDNYNQGLSSEIVRQELPSEICDLANCSQEWTETCPANNSCKENAIRDNCTRQEPNDEREFCTILLTQVSNVELEDPNCSQGQAEKERGLMAADSPVPPMGTGSKLFPETEAMDPPLCKGSEEEGVGGSESEEPIDASEGEVPLRVHVRIGESQIESEQDSALMDSQEEEDTVDSIVLEGSSEKGLPMKASGSQEGEMSHSECVLKALRKQDKEQATTLVLEGRVQMLVVQNKASVFKCDQCSYVTKKQTSLSLHCRMRCRARKAHLQCGECGAVFKQQRGLDTHRLKKCPVRLKKNRRFARPLTAGQPSSKKLGESEQAVSLPGEASTNQAIAKLSELNQIRTGELETLVSVEATSHSTLEQSDCTTAANCAPMASLHDLNAQEEPGTVLGEEENVASIEREATDSPLSFTTSPHHVGDLEGYRKDGGKFRCNRCLFACSRPSTIKRHCASCSSRASTTRVLRSQMEKRGRKKKMAEEEYDDDDDDKEEVEDDEDDDYEQEEENKNLRKNRFSCSTCPFTCHQKRALTSHRKRGCLKPGEFQCQLCSFVGKSITALKSHKIVHNKKNRLTTLSGKKARLRCELCPFTCKQERCLRQHVALKHEGLKPHICHYCDFRTTRRYRLDAHESLHTGVGRISCDQCDQTFGTNSKMRLHRQRVHEKQPTHFCQLCDYSGYSANDVTRHTLCCHTGELCYTCTDCPAGFSSETALKQHSQRLHQKTTSMVCPHCDFSCRSEATLKSHVQRKHPQLQCPSCQVSFETRESLEEHRKTHFTQRCTLCSFAARERQLLVQHLMDEHEDGPPSEKPLKCAACGFACRHQLVFEQHVRSHGGTRLYKCTDCQYSTRNRQKITWHTRIHTGEKPYRCEQCSYACADPSRLKYHMRTHQDERKYLCPECGYKCKWVNQLKYHMTKHTGAKPYRCEECEYCTNRADALRVHQETRHRETRSFICEQCGKGFKTRFLLKTHMKKHSEERPYVCRVCQRAFRWAAGLRHHYLTHTKQHPFYCLHCSYRAKQRFQVVKHLQRHHPDRADNQDLSQGVGKDPGPHTVPLQQAMLEGQQ; this is translated from the exons ATGGAAAGCAGTGCAGCCAGTCTTCATGTAGACACTGAAGAGGAAAGAGAAGGGAGCGGCGCAGTGGAAACCCATCCTAGTGATCCCATCTTGGGAAGAGATGGAG AGACTGCAGAAGTATTGGTGGAGACTGAAAGACTGTACCCCTGCCAGAAGTGCAACCAGAATTTCCCTGACCGCAGCCTGGTCTCTTCCCACACATGCCCTGAGCCTGTCCTCCAGAATCTCTTAATGGCAGTGGAACTGTCAGAGGAGTCCATAACAGTGCGTTACATGTGCCCGCTGTGCGCTGAGATCTTCCCCCTCCCCAATTCCCTGAAAAAACACTTCCGTGCACACCGTGCTGTCCCAAGCAGACTGCTGTCCTGCCCTGAACCAGGATGCATGTTTCACACTCCAGACTGGCGGCAGTACCAGAAGCACATGCGCTCTGTCCACTCGCTAGTGCCggttccctgttcctttcgcacTTGCCGACTGGCTTTCCGCAATGCTGAGGAGATGGAGGCACACCGGCGCGGCCACTTCCCCTTCCACTGCCACTGCTGTGACTTTGTCACCGCGAACGCCAAGATCTTCTGTCAACACCGCAGGGAGCACGACCAGCCGGGACCATCCAAGGACG AGACTCTTCACATGCATGATGTGGAGGGAGAGGCAGGGCAGAGTGGCAACATCAGCCAATTACCAGCGCAGAAAAAACGAAAGCGGCTCACATTGGTCAACAAAGTGCCCAATGAAGAGGAGGATGAAGGGAACGGTATGAGAAAGAAGAAGACTAAGAGACATGTGGAGGAGAGGAGTGAGGGATCACTTGATACAACCAACACTTCCAGGGGAAGGTACTTCAAAG GGGACATTGCAGAGGGCACAGAGCACCTGTACCGCACCCACATCTGCCCAGAGTGTCGCCGCTGCTTCAAGAAACGCACCCACCTAGTAGAACACCTCCACCTGCACTTCCCGGACCCCACACTTCAGTGCCCTAAGTGTCAGAGATTCTTCACCAGCAAGAGCAAGCTAAACATCCACATGCTACGGGAGGCTGGCCAAAAATCCCACCACTGCCACCTGTGTGACTACAGTGCTGTAGAGCGCAACTCCCTCACACGCCACCTTGCCAGTGTACATGAGGACAAACCCAACTTCTACTCAGATGTGTACCCCTGCCCCTCGTGTGGGGAGCAGTTCAGACTGAGCCACGCCCTCAAGGAGCACATGAAGACCCACCATAGCATCCCAGAGCAGAAGGCCTTGGCCTGCTTTGAGGCAGGCTGCAGGTTCGAGACACAGGACAAGAAAGACTTTCAGAGGCACACGAAGGAGACACATGGTGTCACAGTGGCAGAGTGCCGTCACCATGCCTGCAGTGCCTTATTCAAGTCGAAGAATGAGATGGAGGCCCACCTCCGCATGCATGCAGCCTTCCACTGCTCCCAATGCCACTTCACCTGCTCCAATAAACATGCCTACCGCCGGCACAAGCGCCAGGGCCACCCAGGCACTGAGGAGCTGCGCTGCTCCTTCTGCAACTTCACGTCCTTCAACCCGGTGGAGTTCTCCGAACATGTGAGCCGCCTGCATGCCCACGAGAAGACCCATCGCTGCTCTGACTGCGGTTTTGCCACTGCACACAAGAGGGTGCTTAGTCGACACATGCTGCTGCACACAG GTGAAAAGCCCCACAAGTGTAAGCTGTGTGACTTTACCTGCCGGGATGTGAGTTACCTCTCCAAACATATGCTGACACACTCGGACGATAAGAACTACATGTGCTCTGAGTGTGGCTATATCACCAAGTGGAAGCAGTATCTAAATGTGCACATGCGTAAGCACACAGGCGACCTCAG ATACCAGTGTAACCAGTGTTCTTACCGCTGTCACCGCGCAGACCAGCTGAGCAGTCACAAGTTACGGCACCAGGACAAGTCCCTAATCTGTGAGGTGTGTGCTTTTGCCTGCAAGCGCAAGTATGAGTTACGCAGACATATGCAGGTCAAGCATTCACAGGGGGGCAACTGCCAGTCGCCAGTCTTCCAGTGCAAGTTCTGCAGCTACAACACTCACTACCGACAGGCCCTACTCAACCATGAAAACTGCAAGCACACTCGACAACGGGAGTTCCGTTGCGCACTCTGCTCCTACTACACATTCAGCAACACCAGCCTGTTTTTCCACAAGAGGAAAGCCCATGGTTATGTTCCAGGGGATAAGGTGTGGCTTGAGAACTATAAGCAACACGAGACAGACAACAATGCATCACAGATACAACTAGGCTATTGTGAAAATACAGTAGGTCTCCCGTCTAATAAAGAAGAAGGGTCTGCCAAAGGTCTGAGGGCTCCAGAAGAACTTGGTGGTATTCAAGGAGAGTCTATCCAGGAGACAGAATATATAGGACAGGAGGCGATTCAGGTATGGGCAGGGAATTGCAGCTTAGAAAATGGTAACCAAAAACCATTGGATAACTGTAGCATGGATAACTACAACCAAGGTCTATCCTCTGAAATTGTCAGACAGGAGTTGCCCTCTGAAATCTGTGACCTGGCAAACTGCAGCCAGGAGTGGACCGAAACCTGCCCAGCTAATAATTCATGCAAAGAAAATGCCATCAGAGACAATTGTACTAGACAGGAGCCAAACGATGAACGAGAATTCTGTACCATACTATTGACTCAAGTTTCAAATGTCGAACTTGAAGACCCCAATTGTTCTCAGGGCCAGGCTGAAAAAGAGAGGGGTTTGATGGCAGCTGACTCTCCGGTTCCTCCAATGGGTACAGGGAGCAAATTATTCCCTGAGACAGAGGCCATGGATCCTCCCTTATGTAAGGGGAGTGAAGAGGAGGGGGTGGGAGGAAGTGAGTCTGAAGAACCCATTGATGCCAGTGAAGGAGAAGTGCCTTTAAGAGTACATGTGAGGATAGGAGAAAGTCAGATAGAATCAGAGCAAGACAGTGCCCTGATGGACAGCCAGGAGGAAGAAGACACAGTGGACTCTATTGTTCTTGAAGGCAGCTCAGAGAAGGGGTTGCCCATGAAGGCCAGTGGTAGTCAGGAAGGGGAAATGTCCCACTCCGAGTGTGTGCTTAAGGCCCTAAGGAAGCAGGATAAAGAGCAGGCAACGACATTGGTGCTGGAGGGCCGAGTGCAGATGTTGGTTGTACAGAACAAAGCATCTGTATTCAAGTGTGACCAGTGCTCCTACGTGACAAAGAAGCAGACATCCTTGAGTCTGCACTGTCGCATGCGATGTCGTGCAAGGAAGGCTCACCTCCAGTGTGGGGAGTGTGGAGCTGTTTTCAAGCAGCAGCGAGGCCTTGATACACACAGGCTAAAAAAGTGCCCAGTCCGCCTGAAAAAGAATAGGCGGTTTGCGAGGCCGCTTACTGCAGGTCAGCCATCTTCTAAGAAATTGGGAGAGAGTGAGCAAGCTGTAAGCCTTCCAGGAGAAGCAAGTACGAATCAAGCCATAGCAAAGCTGTCAGAACTGAACCAGATAAGAACTGGTGAGTTGGAAACATTGGTATCTGTAGAAGCAACCAGCCATTCCACTCTTGAACAATCTGACTGCACCACTGCAGCGAACTGTGCTCCAATGGCAAGCCTACATGACTTGAATGCTCAAGAAGAACCTGGCACAGTTCTTGGTGAGGAAGAGAATGTAGCAAGCATCGAAAGGGAGGCTACAGATTCTCCTCTATCCTTTACAACCTCTCCGCACCATGTAGGTGACTTGGAAGGCTATCGTAAGGATGGTGGAAAGTTCCGGTGCAACAGGTGTTTGTTTGCCTGTTCTCGTCCCTCTACAATTAAGCGACATTGTGCTTCCTGTTCTTCTAGGGCCTCTACAACACGGGTGCTACGTAGCCAAATGGAGAAAAGGGGAAGGAAGAAGAAGATGGCGGAGGAAGAatacgatgatgatgatgatgataaggaGGAGGttgaggatgatgaagatgatgattaTGAGCAAGAGgaggaaaataaaaacctgagAAAAAATCGGTTCTCCTGCTCCACTTGCCCTTTTACATGCCACCAGAAAAGAGCACTGACGAGCCATCGTAAGCGTGGCTGTCTCAAGCCAGGTGAGTTCCAATGCCAGCTGTGCTCCTTCGTCGGCAAATCAATAACTGCCCTTAAAAGCCACAAAATAGTCCACAATAAGAAAAACCGGCTAACTACACTGAGTGGGAAAAAAGCACGTCTCCGCTGTGAATTATGCCCTTTCACCTGTAAGCAGGAACGTTGCCTGCGCCAACACGTGGCCCTCAAACATGAAGGTCTGAAACCCCATATATGCCACTACTGTGACTTTAGGACCACTCGCCGCTATCGCCTTGATGCCCATGAGTCCCTCCACACAGGTGTAGGCCGTATCTCTTGTGACCAGTGTGACCAGACCTTTGGCACCAACTCTAAGATGCGGCTTCACCGACAGCGTGTCCATGAGAAGCAGCCCACCCACTTTTGCCAGTTGTGTGACTACAGTGGCTACAGTGCCAATGATGTGACCCGCCACACCCTTTGCTGCCACACTGGGGAACTATGCTACACCTGCACCGACTGTCCAGCAGGCTTCAGCTCAGAGACTGCCCTGAAGCAGCATAGCCAACGACTGCACCAGAAAACAACTAGCATGGTCTGTCCACACTGTGACTTCTCTTGCCGCAGCGAGGCAACCCTTAAGAGCCACGTGCAGCGCAAGCACccgcagctgcagtgtcccaGCTGCCAGGTCAGCTTTGAGACCAGGGAGAGCCTGGAAGAGCACCGCAAAACCCATTTCACCCAGCGATGCACTCTCTGTTCGTTTGCTGCCCGCGAGCGGCAGCTCCTGGTCCAGCACCTTATGGATGAGCATGAGGATGGCCCCCCTTCTGAGAAGCCTCTGAAGTGTGCTGCCTGTGGATTTGCCTGCCGTCACCAGCTGGTGTTCGAACAGCACGTGCGCTCACATGGTGGCACCCGGCTGTACAAGTGCACCGACTGCCAATACTCCACCCGAAACCGTCAGAAGATCACCTGGCACACCCGCATTCACACCGGGGAGAAGCCGTACCGCTGTGAGCAGTGCAGCTATGCCTGTGCAGACCCCTCGCGCCTGAAG TATCACATGAGGACTCACCAGGACGAGCGGAAGTATCTGTGTCCAGAATGTGGCTACAAGTGCAAATGGGTGAACCAACTGAAGTACCACATGACAAAGCATACAG GTGCTAAGCCGTACCGCTGTGAGGAGTGTGAATACTGCACAAATCGTGCAGATGCTCTGCGGGTCCACCAGGAAACACGCCATCGGGAGACTCGCTCCTTCATCTGTGAGCAGTGTGGA